A window of Vidua macroura isolate BioBank_ID:100142 chromosome 4, ASM2450914v1, whole genome shotgun sequence genomic DNA:
ttccaattttttcccctctgaatttcatatcatttttttctgaattttaaggGGGAGATGGATCCCTTGGTGATTTTCTTCTAATTCAGTCAGTATCCCAATCTAAAATTTAAAGGGGAGAGTAGAATTTTGGAGGTCCAAAATTCATAGGAAGGTTGTCTATTGGTTTGATTAGAGTTTGAATTCAGCCTGCTTTCTGCATGTGCAACCAAATGCATTCTTCTCATCTTTGATTGCAATTTGAGTTACCATCATAGGACCAAACTACAGAGATTTTGTTCATACTTAGGAATGTTTTCTTCATCGAGAGAGATGGTTCTACAAACCCTGCTATGATATACAAGGTCCACAATCTGGTCTGTAACTAGCTGAATGATAGTTTAAACAAATATACCAACAGATTCTGCCACCTTTATTCACAGAGTTATGTTTTAATCTTTAGCTTCACACCTGGGATGGATTTTGATTCCTTCGGTTGTGAGAAACAGCCCAAGCACCACTGATGCTGATGAAAGCCATACTAAACTACTCAAATATTTGCTCTAGATTCACTGCAGGATTATACAGTACATTTCAAGACCACAGGCTCTTAAAAGTTCCCCCCAGTAGCAGTATTTCAATCCTTAGTCCCCAATATGACAAATAAAAGATAGTAAAAGACCAGAGTAAAAAGATTTCACGTGGGAAGAAGCACTGTAGAGAcccaagagaagaaaattaaatgtgtaCAAGAGGCCAGTAGGAAGACATGGTCATAATCATGATTTACTGGTAATTTCTTTGGCACAGAGTACTCTGGGAGCAAGAATCAGCACTCTACAGGCAGCCCTCCAGTTCTCAGTCACTGTGCTTTCACAAGAAACTGGTTCATTACTTTGCAGCTGCAAAACCCAGCTCTCCTCTCTGACTGCTCAATAATTTTGATTTACAGGCTTGTCTCATACTTGCTGGGTTCAAGGCGAACTCTGGTTAAAAATATGCCTGCATGTGGGATGTGAAATTTCCCCAAAATgggaaatttaaataaatttgtcCAGCTGTCTTTCCACCACTTTTCAGTCTTCATAACACTCCAGCATCTCTTCCAGCACATTCTCTGTGAAATCACAGAGGCAATTCATGATTTTGGATCACAGCTGATCCACATAGCTTACAAGCTAAGCCCCTGGCTGATCAATCAGATTCCTGTGGAAGGACCTTCAAGCCAGGACAGATTCTGAGTGAATTCCATGAGGCTCTGTGCAGGCCAAAGGTCTATCCAGTTGTGTTCTGCTAGTGATCAGTCAGTGTCTAACACTGTATTTTATGCTTTGTTAATAATACCTATTACTATTTGTTAATAAGgcacttatttaaaaaaaaaaaaaacaaaccaccaaagtCCTCTAATCCCTAGGTCATTAGAACACAGTTGGGGAGAGGGACAGGAAGAAAGGTGTTCTCTGTTAATTTGATATACCAGGAATATTGCTCATTGTTTCGATTGTTGTAGTCCTAAAGCAAAAACCTAGTGTCCTGCTCACTTCATGCAATGGCACCTCTCCATTTTAGGATGTCATCTCTGTAAAGCACCTGATAAAATGCATAAATGTACTAAAAATTTTAGATCTATTTTGATTCCTTTAAAAAGTTCAAATATTTTGGACCCAGATTTGAGGTGATACATCTGACATTCTTAAGTAAGCTAAGGAGCACCACTGGCACAATCTCTGTGCCAGATGACTGCAAGTGACTGCAAGCAAAACGGACACTAAGTTTCTGCTTAGAAACCAGGTTTACTCTTGAATAACCGATGGCTTCCACACCTGTGCAGTGACGCCAGCTTTCTTGGCTGAAAATTTTGGCCTCGGAGCAGTAAACAAAGAGGATGTGGTGGTTTCTGGCTTAGAAAACGCAGAGTAGCCTGTGGGTGAATATGATTCATTCCCTGGAAGGGAGGCATTAGATGGGAATGAAGGCTGGGACCCGTAGGCTGGCACGGAGTACACCGAAGACGGCCGGACCCATGTAGGAGAGCCAGCACCAGGTGGAAGGTAGGGAGGTAAAGGCAGTGTTTGCTTTGAAGTGGACAGCTTCGATGTCTGCTTCATGGCAAGGTTTTCTTTAGGAGGTTGGAAAGTAAATAAAGATGGATCAAGTTGATAAGGTTGATGTTTCATGATATCCAAAGCATTGAGACCTTTcttaggttttctttttgtgtttttggtAGCAGCAGCGGCCTTAGAGGAAGGCTTGGTAGCAGCAGGAGGGTAAGATGGACAGTGGATGGGATTATAAGCGATGGGTGGAGGTGCTCGGACATTAGATGAATATTTCCAAGAAGCTGGTAAAGATGGAGTTGGGGATGTGGCTCGTGCCATGTTTGCCTGCACAGTCTCTGAATCCACCACATACTTCTCCATTCGGGAATGCCTCCTGGCAAACAGCTGTGCTCCTTTCCCACTCATAGCTGGCGGCATCTCAAAGGGAGGCTTTGTTTCTGCAGCACTTGGGGTGACTGGTGTTGCCTTGGGGGCAAGGTTTGGACTCGCCAGGCTGGCCTGAGGCCCTTTGAAAGGACCAGCAAGGTCAAGAGTGCTTGGGGGATGGACGGGAGAATGAGGATACTGTGGAGATTTGGGTGGTGCAGGATACGCTGCCTGAGGTGAAGCTGGTGCTGGGAAAGAAGGAGGCTTGTTGGAAGCTGCAACTGAAGGTGACCAAACCGGTGAAACTGGAGTACTAGCAGAAGGAGACACCTTGAGTGAAGGTTTTGGAGCAACAGGAGGAGGGGCCTTTTGTTTAGATGCTTGAGTCTGCATGAAATTGCAAGCTTCTGCTCCCAAACTGAGGTAGTCTTCTTCGGGTCCTGACTCAAAACCGGCTCCAGTCCCTTTTTTGCCCTCTGCATTGTGTACAAGGGACAACAGGGCAGGATTAGGACTTACTTTGGGTGCATCTTTGAAATTGAACATAGGTTTGGAAGTGCTTCTTCTCTTTGCCTCCTGCAGTATCCCGGTTCTTTTGGCTGGCACGGCAATCCTTTCATCCCTGGACGCGATGTGTTCCGTGGGCTCGGTGGCTGCCCACGCAGGTGGGGCAGCCTTGCTGACCACAGGAGCTGAGACAGGTCTGTAGAAAGCCTCAGCTGGTGGGCTGACAGAGCAGTaaggaggtgctgctgctgcatctgaAAGGGGACTGGTGACATTTCTTATGGGTGAAAATGGTGCAGCTGCTCGGTTTTGAACTCCGGAAGGGAAgggttttgctgttttattcAGAGATGCTGCCTTTTGAGTTCCAGAGGACTGAAAAGAGAGGTTTGTGCCAGGTGCTAAGCCAAAGCCATTTTGTTGTACCACTTTGCTGTGATTCTGGCTCACGTCTGTGTAGCTTTtgctcacacagctctgctgtcttgacatttcctcctcttttgaTTGATAGACGGAAGAGCTCACTTTCTGGAAGTTCTCTGTCACGGTGgtttccctgtgctcctctgtcTGCACTGTGCTTGCCTTCATCTCCTCTTGCTCGGCTGTTATCTGATCCATCCTCTGCCGCCTCTTGGCAAACATGAGGGcccctttccctgtgctgtCTGCAAGCGTCTGCATCTCCTCTCcactttttgtcttcttttccaCCTCGAGCAGACCACTGTCCCAGTCAAATGTCACAATCTTGCCGTCCTTGTTAATGTCAGAGAAAAAATCTTCATCTATTTCCGACTCACTCGTTGCAAGCAAGCTCACCTCAAAAGTGTTTTCCTTGTCCCCCTCTTCACCTTCACCCTCTTCACCCTCGTCCTCGTCACGTTCTAACTCCCCAGTCCCGTAGCTGACTAAAGTGTATTTCCTCGCCCTTTGGCGGCGCTTCTTGAACATCAACACCCCCTTGGAATTGGGGTTGGGAGCTGCCGTCAGCAGCAGTGCAATGCTTTTACATTTAGATTTGGCTTCTTTCACCTGCTTCTCCGACAGGCTCTCGCTTCGTCGGAGccctgtggaaagaaaaaagagtgcACATTAAATTCATGCAGCCCATGAAACTGCAAGGAGACTATCAAGTGCATTTTTCTGTACTGAAATtcattaaatatgaaaacatttcttttgtatGGAAAGTTCATTATACTCGAGCTTTTCTCACAGTATCAGCTGTGTTATAAATTCCGTACCCAGCATGCCTTGGAGACACACCCATGCAAGTTCAAAGGCTACATCACTTTCTTTAGGACTCTCTTAGTTCAACAGGAACATTACACATGTCTTTATTTCTAGCATTCTTAAGTTTTATTTCCAGCACCAACAGGCAGGtgatattttctcatttatccAGCTTCTGGTCTGGTATTTTCCAAGCATTTGACTACAAGTTCCTAGGCTTacagcagccattcccagccagGCAGGCCCATGACTGCTTTATGTCCAATATTGAATGAAACTGAGCAGATTCTGTCTGACAGTGGCAGCAGCTTCTGCCATTTAGGTGCTTCTTTTACTCCTATAAGTTACAAACTTGCTAAAAGTCAGTATGCTACTTTGTATTAGCTGTTTAAAAGCAAGTATACATCCAGAAGGGCATACACAGACAATATTAGCATTAACTTTCAGCCCCTTGGTAGATGTGGGAGTTTGTCCATGGTACACAGTGAAAGCAGTCTTTAAACAAGCATTCAGTCTTCAGTCTTTAAATAAGCATTATTTGCCTGAAATATAAGTTCTGTAAGATATAACATATagagaatatttattttggaaatgtaGCAAGAATGAATATACATTTAAGAAGGAGATTCAACTGATTTCTCAAGGGTACTCACTGGAGTATCAATGACAATATTTCTGAAAGCATAAACTACTGGTTTTCATCAGGTCATGTGAAAGAGGAACAGATGCAGCTGCAAGGCTGATGGATGCACTGGACATGAGTGTGACTGCTTCCTTGTAATGGGACATGGAGCATGTGCCTCATGGGGCAATGCTAGTAAGGTGGTGcccctgctgctttcccttcctCATACTCTACCACTGAACCTCATCAATGACAGCCTCAATAGTTCCTCCCTtcaaaaaaaccacagaatttaAAGCTATTCTTGACTAAATCAATAGTCATGAGGAAAAAACATGCCTCTgataaaagtaaattttttagtatctttttctggcataaataaaacaaacttaTTAAAGAAAGCAATGCCATGTGTTTTCTAGTCATGATCCTTTTAGCCATGTCAGTAGATGGAATCTGATACTTCTGTTAAAGACAATTGGAGTTTTGCCATTATGCCAGATGACTGCGCAACTGGACTAATGGTCCTCACAAGAATCTATAGAAGAGAAAAGAGCATGGCACCCAAACCAGcaatttgtaatattttatggTTGGAGAGCTGAATCAAAATCCTTGGCTCAGTTCCTGTGACAATGGAATTGCCTACAATGGTCACTGAAGGTATTTTTCCAGAACTATGGGTTTTAGTGTTAGAGTGCTGCCTATTCAGGTAAATATAATTTGAATaatatttacagagaaaatttCTGCTAAAGAGATCAAATACCCATAATAAAAGTTCTTCTCTAGTTCAGACTTAAATGCTGcataataatttctatttttgcagaaaacatGCATAATATTTGCTGCACATTGAGCATTCACTATGCTGGgcaatttgttttttttaatgtgtagacaggttaataataataataataaaaagaagaagaagaagtaatatagtaataataatgcaaaaaaaaaaaaaaaaaaaagtgttaaatcAGTGGTTCCTAAGGATAATGACCTGCCACTAGTTTAGAAGAGACTGAGATTGTCGTAGTTGACACAGAAAAAGGACAGGACTTCTTCTTGAAAGAAgagtttataatttaaaaagtagttcATCTTTGTGCTTTTGCCTTTTAAGACAGGCATTGCAAGTAATTCCCTAAGAAATGCAGGCACAGTCCCACTGCTGGTTCTGACTTCGCAGCCAAAATGTGAAGCATGTGCACTTTTCTTTTATACTTCATTTAATATGCCCAAAATATGTGGGTTGCATACAGACAGTTAGGCATAAGTAACTGCCTAATCCACTTGCCAAAGAGACACAAATGGCTATGATGCTAAAAATATGCTTCCAGAGGAATTAGCAGTGGGTTAGCAGAGGAGTTCCAACACTGCATATGAAATAGTTTGTTGCTACAGTATCTCACTGCACACAGTCAAGCACCTTTGACATACTGCTACTAAATCCCCAGACAGGATTCTTCACATTGCTGGGAAGGAGCAAGCAACCAACAGAAAACTCCCAGATgaataaaataacaaagaaataaatagattaattaataaataatacatttctaCACCCAATTAATCAATATTGGCTCCAGTGACAAGTTTGCTTCCATATAAACTTCTTGGACACCTTTTGAAGTTGACCTCTGGGTCTGGGAGTCAGGAGAAATAACATGTTCACTTTACAGTCTAGAGAAGGCTGACAAAACCAAAAGGATCATGTAACAGTTATACACATGCTGGTGTCTGtcaaaatctcttctgcagacAACATCAAGCTTTGCTGCTGGacttttttattaacttttcaAAGCAGTGGATTAGCTTTGGTTTTAGATGATGCAAACGACAATGCAAAGCTTTTGCTATAAAAGGAGAAAGCCACAGGATTCACTTAGACACGTGCAAGCAACTTGCTGTTGTTGTTAATATTTTACAGATTGCCACTGAATATGAGTTAGAAGAACAGCAGAGTTCAGCCCTTTCAGGAGATGTAAGTATTTTTAGTTGGACAAAGTAATGAGTTAATTTCAAAGTGGAAGTCTAATAAGCAAAGTTATTCAGCACAGTTAAGGCATGGGTACAGTCTCGGCTCATCACCAGGAGCATTGTATTACCCTGAAAAATACATAAAGCAAGAACAGAAACGTAatttgaaagagagagagagagagggaaagttagaaaactgcagaaaaaaaatctctaaacatttttttctaatgcattCTAAATCCTGAAATTATATCCAAAGCTGCAAAAGATGGCCCCAGGCAGTGCAAATGATTAGATGGGACATACTCACTTGCGTGCCTTGCCCTGTGCTTGAGAGGTCTGTGTTCCTTTTCTGAGTGCTTGCTGTCTTCTCCCTGCACTGTGGCTTCTGGTGAGATTGcaaaggagaggagggaaggaggtgcTTCTGACTGCCCTCCTTCTACTTGAGAATCAACACACCCCCTTTCAGACAGAGACCTGGGTGCTTCCTTCTCCCTGTCTGAGCAGTCTAGGATCACCTCCACCCTGGGGATAGATGGAGCTGCACCTTGGATCCTCTTGACCTCCTTGCTGCTAGAAAAGTGGACTACTTTGTTTGACCACTGGATGTTGCCCTCCTTCACACCCAGGGGAACTGCGATGAGGGGGCTGCTCCCGCCCTGTGATGCACTGGGTCCTCTGCCTGAAGGGGGGCACTTTTCTGCCCCCAAGAGAGTCACAGCAGGAGCACTGGTGGCCTTGTGGGCATCATTTGAGAGGGACACCTGCAGCTCAACCATAGCACCTGGCCCTTCTTCTGCCGACCCTCTGACACCAGCCTCATCTGTCACAATCACTTTGGGGGTGCCTATCACTTTAGGAGGAATTCTGTGGCTTTGTGTGgtctcttgttttgtttcagcaaaGTGTGTgttgctctctgctgctccatggTGAGTCCCACTGTAAATCTCTGTGATGCATAAATCTCCATGGGGTATCTTTTGCGCTATGTTCATTTGCAGTGTGGTGTTCTCCCCATAGTCCTCAATTTTTATATTCTCGTGcttcccattttctctttcagcatTCAAGGTTTCATTTATTCCACTGGAGGATCTGCACATACATAAACAATTCAAGAAATTAAGCTTCTGTAAGCACAGCCATTGTAAATAGAGTTGCAAAAGCAATTTCTGCATAGTATTTCTCCACCCTAATTAATTGTGGCACCTTCTAGCAGGTCCACTTAAATAGAAGAATTTTCCCAGAGTGTAGACATTTTGAATAGAAGCATCTTTGTATCTTTCAAAAGTTTTCAACTTAACAGTCCACTAAGAGGGAAATTACATGACTCTGGTAGAACTATTACCCCACTACTAACCTGAAATGTGGAATTGTATAATTCTTAACATCAGTGTGCTTTTACAGACACATTTCTGTTACAGGGTTTCCAGAGAAATGCTTCTGAGACTTTTGAGACAATACTTCATATTTCACATGTCTGTGAGAAAATTGACTTTGTATGACACCACAGGAGTGGTTAATTTTTGGTTCTGTAGCCACTACTGCAACAATTTTAGGCACCATCCTTACATGCGGTTCCTGTCCCAAATCATTTACTCTCTAAGGAATAGAGAAGTACTGGATAAGAGGGAGGGAAATGAATATTTGAAATACACATTTGAAGAATTCCTGAGAGGATCATCATCCTTATATATCATGGATTAATTGAAATATTCTGGGCCTATTCCAGTGATCCAGCAAAAAAGGGTAGTGAACCTAAACAGTATTTCCtacctatttaaaaatatactatttCCAACTGGAAAATGTTGTTCTCACTTATAAAACCTACAGTATATGTCACTGTAGCTCCTTTTTCTAAACTATTAATTCCTCTGGCCCAGTTAAGATGATTTACTGCTCTTAGGACACCTGGTGTACTCTCTAGCACCTTCTTTCAGTACTCCTGACTGTACTGAGTACTATTAATTTGAGGAGAAACCTTCTGTGCACAGCAAGGCTGCAGCATGTTATTTAGAGTTTCTATCTGCTAGAAGGTAGCAAAGCACTTTTTCAAATGAGGGAAGTGGTAGATGTCCCCAGTAAAGTCCCCATCAAGCACTACAGAGATTTTTGAAATCAAAAGCAGCCCTGGCTATTCTGAAACTTTGAAACCCCCTAGAAGTAAAGGTTGGAAGAAGCAGCGGAAGGAATGAATCTGTCAGTGTGCTGAAGAAACTTCAATATCGCTTGCTTTTTAGGCGTGCAGCTTGCTGCTTGTGGCAGTCCGGGTCTGCCTCAAATAGCATAAAAGGTGTAAGATCCATTTCACCACATATGGAGCTTGGTAAAGGTCAGACAGATTTTAATTTAGGGAGCTCCTTGTGACTGCTGCTGGATCCCATTGGATGATGCTATTTGGATGATCAATTGTACTGCTCTCGAGCACAGATAAATCACAGAAATCTGTAAACATTTCCTTGTAAGATATGGACTGGGGGCTGGGCCAGCTAAATGTTAGCCTTTATTAGTAGTTGAATGattgtgtgtatgtgtgggAGAGAAAGAATTCCACCTTAAAAGGCCCTTGCTACTCTATATAGACATAATTGTGTATCCTGTGTCAAAAGGCAGAATACTGGGTATGATTTCTCTTTTGTAATTTCAGATTCTCTTTTGTTAAATGATTGTTTCTATTTCAGACCTTTCCAGCTCACTGCAGGAACAACAGCCCTGGTGTAATTCCAGGAAGGAAGCTGAAGTCCTGGAGTCAGCACGGCAGGGTTTGTCGCAGGCTCATGTTTTTACTCCCTACATGGTGTATTTCATGTTGGCATGCACTGAGCACTCCCTTCTTCCCCCTAGAAATGTTCTCTCCAGACTCAGCAGTAGCCCAGGAGCTGCTAACACTGATGTGAGAAGGCCAGGTTGGCGTTTCGGTGTTTGTCCCTTCTCTCCATGTTTCCTGCATCCATCTGCTCAGCATTTGCCAGGAAGGTCAGTGAGATGCTCCCCCACACGGAATCTGGGAGTGCCTGCCCTGCAGGGTGTCtctttcctctcatcctgtaaACCGAGCATtttctgggcactgctgctggtCACTAACTCCCTGTGCCTTACACGGCATTGGGAAAACTTTTGGTAGACATCAAAGGCCAagtagcattttaaaaactattttaaaagccCAATTTTCCTCCCAGGAAGATTTGTAAGAGCAGAATTAGGTCAACAATTAATGCCTGTGAAAATCGCATCCTTCATGCAAAAAAttcagggacagccaggagctTTCCAATGGAAAATATTCTTCCCTGCTAACAAAAGATAGTTAGATGTTAAGATCACCAGTGGAATACCACTTAAATTATTCTTTCCTCATGCTTTCCAGCATTTTCTTGAGATGGCTGCTAACAAGTGGCTACTCAGGAAAGGAAGGATTTGTTTCTCATTGCCCTCAAAGGATGCTAAGACACTTCCTGAAAAATCCTTATGGGGGTAGTGCTGAGAGGGATAGTACCCACAAACAAGGTGGGAGTGGAAGAGAAGTGTTTCAGTCCATTCTCCCATACCTGGGAAGATATAGACAGCAAGGACTGGGATTTGGAAGAGATAAGCTGATGAAAAGAAGTTTAAAGATTCTCACAGTGAATTTCTTTAGAACATTTTAGTCACTTTCAGAGTGTTGAGCAACTGCAAATTTTCAATAATTTCTGACATTGTTTCATTCCATGAAACACTGAATTACATGGTATAAACACTCTGTTTTGGTTCTGATTTTCAGGACATGCCTTGCTGTTTACCATGCATTCTAGCAAGGGCAATGGAGGGTCCCTTTCACCTGCAGCATCCTGTGGCCTTCAGACAACTGAAATATCAGCTATGGAACAGCAACAGGCAGGAATCAAAGTATGTGGAGTTATTTCTATGGTTGAAGAGAAGACAGCTGGTCAGCCACAAATATCATTCTTACAAGTGCAGTTCCAATGTTAcgaattaaaaacaaaagaatgtaGCTATCACATGAGGAACACTCAGCTGCTCCCCTGCTgaaccaggagcaggagctgtgcactCTGAGGAAGGTAAGCTCTAATCCTCAGCTAATACTGTCCCCCTGATGTCCCCCTGATCCTGTCACACTGATCCATTACTCAGCCCCAGACAGCATGTACACACAGGCCATGCAAAATGTctgttataaataaaatgagCACTCCTTGAGAGCATCTAGTTTTGATGGCAGAGTGTAACTTTGAACTGCTAAGCACTTGAGGAAAGCTCCTTTGTGCAGGTTGCAGGAACCATGAGGAATTCCACATGCTGTGTAGCCAGAGACGAGTGcttgttttctgcctttctgagGACACTGCTCTGGTAGCTGTCATGATGAATTCTGATCCTTTCCTGATCCTGCCTGTGAGAGGGAGCTGCAGTAGCTCTGGGGGGAGCTTTAAGTCTTTACAAGGAGTGTGGGAGTTTCAagacttttcttcctcttcttacCTTCACTGAAGGCAACTCAGAGTTCATCCTGTCTGAATTCACTGTCTGGGGAGAATGTGCTTTCCTGTAGGTGGCTCTGAACTCAGGTTGCCTTTATTATACTGATGGCAATTACAGAGCAGGCATTGGAATAGACTGATGTTCAGTCAGCAGTAATGCTGGCCTGCTTGTAAGTTTGTATGAAGCTTCTCTGCTTTAAGAAACTTGAAGcattttcaaaaactgaaatTCCCTCTCACTATTTTATAAAGGCAGAAACTGAGACCCAGAGAGCTGTGACTTCCCCCATCTCATCTAGTGAGGTGATAACAGCTACAGAAATAGAATTCATGACTTCCAGACCCTCTCCCCCTCTTGACCACTAACACATTTTGCCACCTAAGAAGACCACTTGCCATGTCATCATCAAGACCTATCTGTGTAGCACAGTTTCTCCATCTATACAGCCTTTGTTTTATGTAAGCCTCACGTCTCTATCTGTGGGGAATAACAACACTTCACTGCTTCAAAGGGGTGCAGGGAATAACTGAACTCAGGGCTCTGCAGTATGCATATATGGTAGTAGACACCTTGCAAGTATTAATACTTACATTTGGAGACTGTACTATTAATTCTGTGCCTGACTGCTGCTGGCACAAAGTTATATACATTAATTCCTTCAGCTCAAATTCTCTGTCTTCCTTTTCCATCCAGGCAGAGTTACAGACATTAACAACAGGACTATCAGAACCTCTCAGTATAAGTCTGCAAAACCTCTCAGTATAAGTCTGTGTTCAAAGCCAGCATTTTCCAGCTGATTCACTGAATTGCACCAAAGAATCCTGAGCATTCCTGTACCTCTTGACAAGCATCTGCAGGACGTCAGTCAGGCTTTCCATCAGAACAATGACTTCAGCATAGGTTAGGTCTCCACAAGGCTTGCCATTGATAGACACCACCTCATCCCCCTCACACAGTCCAGCCttggctgctttgcttttgctgcGAACCTACAATGAGTCAAAGAAAAATTCCAAATTGCACAATTAGTGTTCatttgaaaacagcagcaacCATGTCCTCAGCATGCTTTTTGTCTGTGCAAAAGGATTAATGATATTGATCATAAACAAATTTATGGTAGCACAAATTAATAACTTGTCTCAGTTGAGGTTAATACTATTCTGGCCAGTAATAATACAAAACCTTCTGCTTACTGAGCTTGTGAGCTAGGTGTCAAACAGGCTGGATTAATTCTTTCAAAACTGGGAGACATGGAAGTTTGGGACAGACAACAATCAATTGATCACAGTTTAGCAGAACTGCAAAAAATGCcccattattttctctgaaaacgAAGATtactaagagctgaaatctgTGCTGAGATTGTAAAAGAACAGTCTGTAAATTCAGGCCTCTCTGGGCAGAGTATCAATATCTACATGCTGGTCACCTTTTCCTTAGATGCCCAACTGTAG
This region includes:
- the SYNPO2 gene encoding synaptopodin-2 isoform X2 is translated as MLPNCTRKMGTGDYLCIAMSGGAPWGFRLQGGKEQKQPLQIAKVRSKSKAAKAGLCEGDEVVSINGKPCGDLTYAEVIVLMESLTDVLQMLVKRSSSGINETLNAERENGKHENIKIEDYGENTTLQMNIAQKIPHGDLCITEIYSGTHHGAAESNTHFAETKQETTQSHRIPPKVIGTPKVIVTDEAGVRGSAEEGPGAMVELQVSLSNDAHKATSAPAVTLLGAEKCPPSGRGPSASQGGSSPLIAVPLGVKEGNIQWSNKVVHFSSSKEVKRIQGAAPSIPRVEVILDCSDREKEAPRSLSERGCVDSQVEGGQSEAPPSLLSFAISPEATVQGEDSKHSEKEHRPLKHRARHARLRRSESLSEKQVKEAKSKCKSIALLLTAAPNPNSKGVLMFKKRRQRARKYTLVSYGTGELERDEDEGEEGEGEEGDKENTFEVSLLATSESEIDEDFFSDINKDGKIVTFDWDSGLLEVEKKTKSGEEMQTLADSTGKGALMFAKRRQRMDQITAEQEEMKASTVQTEEHRETTVTENFQKVSSSVYQSKEEEMSRQQSCVSKSYTDVSQNHSKVVQQNGFGLAPGTNLSFQSSGTQKAASLNKTAKPFPSGVQNRAAAPFSPIRNVTSPLSDAAAAPPYCSVSPPAEAFYRPVSAPVVSKAAPPAWAATEPTEHIASRDERIAVPAKRTGILQEAKRRSTSKPMFNFKDAPKVSPNPALLSLVHNAEGKKGTGAGFESGPEEDYLSLGAEACNFMQTQASKQKAPPPVAPKPSLKVSPSASTPVSPVWSPSVAASNKPPSFPAPASPQAAYPAPPKSPQYPHSPVHPPSTLDLAGPFKGPQASLASPNLAPKATPVTPSAAETKPPFEMPPAMSGKGAQLFARRHSRMEKYVVDSETVQANMARATSPTPSLPASWKYSSNVRAPPPIAYNPIHCPSYPPAATKPSSKAAAATKNTKRKPKKGLNALDIMKHQPYQLDPSLFTFQPPKENLAMKQTSKLSTSKQTLPLPPYLPPGAGSPTWVRPSSVYSVPAYGSQPSFPSNASLPGNESYSPTGYSAFSKPETTTSSLFTAPRPKFSAKKAGVTAQVSGRSLSLPGTPSSFISRAMSPTSPLVFQPAPDYFSKPDTAADKPGKRLTPWEAAARSPLGLVDEAFGPQSMQESIAANVVSAARRKTLPEPPDEWKLKVSNEPSATSGSIALLGGKQSGVLSPQKSSLSAPSAPTQAGPKLQYPYCTQRSTTDPDIMSMDSRSDYCLSTADSNYNPQPRGWRRPT
- the SYNPO2 gene encoding synaptopodin-2 isoform X1, whose product is MLPNCTRKMGTGDYLCIAMSGGAPWGFRLQGGKEQKQPLQIAKVRSKSKAAKAGLCEGDEVVSINGKPCGDLTYAEVIVLMESLTDVLQMLVKRSSSGINETLNAERENGKHENIKIEDYGENTTLQMNIAQKIPHGDLCITEIYSGTHHGAAESNTHFAETKQETTQSHRIPPKVIGTPKVIVTDEAGVRGSAEEGPGAMVELQVSLSNDAHKATSAPAVTLLGAEKCPPSGRGPSASQGGSSPLIAVPLGVKEGNIQWSNKVVHFSSSKEVKRIQGAAPSIPRVEVILDCSDREKEAPRSLSERGCVDSQVEGGQSEAPPSLLSFAISPEATVQGEDSKHSEKEHRPLKHRARHARLRRSESLSEKQVKEAKSKCKSIALLLTAAPNPNSKGVLMFKKRRQRARKYTLVSYGTGELERDEDEGEEGEGEEGDKENTFEVSLLATSESEIDEDFFSDINKDGKIVTFDWDSGLLEVEKKTKSGEEMQTLADSTGKGALMFAKRRQRMDQITAEQEEMKASTVQTEEHRETTVTENFQKVSSSVYQSKEEEMSRQQSCVSKSYTDVSQNHSKVVQQNGFGLAPGTNLSFQSSGTQKAASLNKTAKPFPSGVQNRAAAPFSPIRNVTSPLSDAAAAPPYCSVSPPAEAFYRPVSAPVVSKAAPPAWAATEPTEHIASRDERIAVPAKRTGILQEAKRRSTSKPMFNFKDAPKVSPNPALLSLVHNAEGKKGTGAGFESGPEEDYLSLGAEACNFMQTQASKQKAPPPVAPKPSLKVSPSASTPVSPVWSPSVAASNKPPSFPAPASPQAAYPAPPKSPQYPHSPVHPPSTLDLAGPFKGPQASLASPNLAPKATPVTPSAAETKPPFEMPPAMSGKGAQLFARRHSRMEKYVVDSETVQANMARATSPTPSLPASWKYSSNVRAPPPIAYNPIHCPSYPPAATKPSSKAAAATKNTKRKPKKGLNALDIMKHQPYQLDPSLFTFQPPKENLAMKQTSKLSTSKQTLPLPPYLPPGAGSPTWVRPSSVYSVPAYGSQPSFPSNASLPGNESYSPTGYSAFSKPETTTSSLFTAPRPKFSAKKAGVTAQGRSSGRSLSLPGTPSSFISRAMSPTSPLVFQPAPDYFSKPDTAADKPGKRLTPWEAAARSPLGLVDEAFGPQSMQESIAANVVSAARRKTLPEPPDEWKLKVSNEPSATSGSIALLGGKQSGVLSPQKSSLSAPSAPTQAGPKLQYPYCTQRSTTDPDIMSMDSRSDYCLSTADSNYNPQPRGWRRPT